GATAGAAGAAGATGCCCGACGCTTGGATGACcctcattttgttttgtgctttcAGCCCAGAAGAAGAAGTCTTTGGCTGCCAATTTGGATCCAGAGGGAACAAACGTAGAAGTGGGGGATCAGGTCCTGGTGGCCGGTCAGAAGAATGGCATCGTTCGCTTCTATGGGAAAACAGACTTTGCTCCAGGTGTGTTTCCTCTTCTTGACTTTACATCTGTGCTTTTGAAAGATGTCAACTGTGAAAATCATCTTGTGTGAACCAAGTTCTTCTTCAAACAGACAGCTCCAGAGTGACCTGGTTTATCTCCTGCAGGTTACTGGTTTGGCATCGAGCTGGACCAGCCCACAGGCAAACATGACGGCTCTGTGTTTGGAGTGCGCTACTTCAGCTGTCTGCCCAAATATGGAGTGTTTGCTCCACCCTCTCGCGTCCAAAGGTAACACCACCTCCAGAAATCCTGTTTTACTTtggttcttttcttcttctgtgagTAAGAAAACTGAGATGATCGGAAGCTCTAAATCACAGAGATTCCTCACCAATCCTTCCCGTTTTCTGTTGGGTTTGAGTTGGCAAGACCAATATTGTATTTCATGAATTCTAAGTTAAAAACCATCCAGGAAATGACTCGGTTCTTTGTTGACGTTTTTCAGAATTGGAGGTCCGAAAGACGGATCACAGAACAACTCCATGGTCAAGAAAGTCCACCAGGTCACCAGTAAGTATCATTTTACTCCAAGGATGCTTCTAATGGCACGTTCAGGTTTGACTTGCATCTCGATTCAAACTCAAAGTCCTCTTGGTTTAGCAGGTGTAAAAGATCACCTGAACCAAAAATTCTAGCAGATGAACGCTGAGAACATAAGTCTGTGTTCTGAAGAAACAGGAATCATGAAGAAGTTTAGAAATGTCTGCTGGGTAGAGGTGgtgcagtgaggagctgcaggaccTTCTTCATACATGACAGTCAGAGGATAGGAGGGACCAACATCTTTTTTACAATCTGGTCAGAGCTTGTTTTGAAATAACGCCCCCAAATGAGCAGCTACTGGACCTGCAGGTTCTTTTAGTCCGTTTCAGTCTTTGGTTTCTCTTGAAAGCGCTGTGTGAGGAATCAGCTGTAAAAAGAGGCGGGACCAGTCCGGATAGGAGGTTTGGAGTCTAAACCCAGTTTGTGTTAATGTTCTGCAGTGTCTCAGCCCAAGAGGAACTTCAACACAATGCGATCTCCTAAAGACCTGACATCAGAGAACTCCTTATCCAGGTAGGAACCAGATTTAAAGATTGTGATGTGTCCATGCCAGAAACAAGGAAGTGGTTCATATCCCATAAGAGAACCATCTTTGTTTCATTGTTGGGAACATTTGGACTTCCCATCAGTCCAGAAGCTTCTTCTCCCAAACTGCCTCCATACCAAAGAGCGGTTAACGTAGAACAGTCTTCCACAGATCAGATCTAAAGAGCAGCAAGGATTGAAGGAACTTTGAGGGTCACACCAACTCGTGTCGgcctaaaatgaaaaacagagacaaaatgaaacatagattaaaaaaacaacaacatagaaTTGTCTGCACTAGAAAGGAGTTTGACAGAATGACAAGCTTGTCCGTGAGAAAATCCTCTTCTTTGGTTCCTCGTTGCTTTGGTCAGTTGTGATAGGAATCTAGCAAACGCTTTGAGGTTCATGTCTTTAATTGATAAACAAAATGATTGGATGAACCACAAAACCTCAAAGACCACAGATGCACAAAGAACCCTTTGAGTCGCCAGATCTTCATCAGGCTGCGCAGACACTCAAATCAGATACTTTTCAGGTTCTGAAGTGTTCACATTGAGACTGGAGGTTTACTCGAGTAAACTCCTGCTTCGCTTCTCTTCCCTTCCTGCTGCAGATTGCTGTTCTGCTGTTGGTTTCCATGGATGCTTCGCGCTGAGATGCAGTCCTaaagccgctcctcttcatcctgtAGCCTTTCTTCAGCCACTCTCCGTCTTTGAAATCTTCAGACTTTCACCGTCGTCAGTCAAACATCTTGTGGTGAAATGCCCCCCCCCGTCCCGTCCCCCGTCCCTCTCAACCCAAATCCTCCTAATTTAGCTGTTCTATAGCAAAATCTATAGTGCCTTGTATCTGATGAAATGTCCTGCATTCCTTTGATGATTGGAGAATCACTTCAAGCTCATTTTTCCCGGAACTCGGCATCTCACGGTTCCTGCTGGTTTGTGTCCTCCTCGTCTCTTTGTTTGAGCAGAACTTCACTTTTGGCTTCAGTAGTTTTTAGCTGAATTGAAATTGTGGCTCAGAACTCTTTGTTTTGTCGCCGTGACTTCAATGGTTGCTGCAAGTTGCAGTTTGCAAAGAGAACCGAGGCCCAGATTTGAGTGCAGAGGAGTGTTTTGGTGCAACTGCAGAAAGTATTGCAGCTGTTCCCGCGTGCTTGTTCCTGTGTTGGACACGTCTGTCCCCTCAGAGGAGCATGAAGGGACCGAACCCCCACGTTCTGTGGCCAGTCGCTTCACCAGTTTCATCCGCGATGGGGAACAGGGTCAGCAGAACTACTTATCAGGTTCTCTGTAAGCAAACTGGattttgtgttaaatgtttatagaaaaatttgtaaaaaacaaaaacaaaaaccacaccGTTAGGTCTGCAACTcatgacttttgttttaaagaaatcagtgaaagtttattgtttttcctgAAACTTAGATCTCTGAAGAGGCATAAGCTAAATATTTGGTTGACCAAAATGCTAAGCCACCCAAAAAGTCCACAGACTGAACCCTCCATCTTCAAACCCTCCATCTTCAAACCCTCCATCTTCAAACCCTCCATCTTCATCCTCCGGTCCTCGTCTGCTGACTTCACGGGACCAAGAAACGTGGCAGAGCTTTGTGTTTTAAGTTAGTTTATCAGCGGGATTCTCTTCAACGGCCCCAGGATCCGATCCAGCCTCATCTGAAGCCATGAAGAGGAAAACTTCATGATCAGTGCCCCCGCCCCTTTTCCCAACACCCAGTCCCGGCGGTTTTATGGTTCCAGCGCTTCAATATAATAAACTGCTTTCTCATTTCTCCTGATTTGAATTGAAAAGATGGAAATCTGGAGACGTTTCAAACTTTAGTCTTCAGAGATCCGGTCCGGTTCAGGGAGGAGGTTTTGAATCCACTCAATGCTTCTCTGTGGAAAATGTGGAGCTTTATCTGCTTTTTGCCACCAGGTGTCACAGTTTCTCGCACTGAACTGAAACTTCTCGTCATGTGTTCTTCGTACCGTGGGTTGTTTCAGGCGCCACAGGTTTGATTTCCGTTGGCTGTGTTCAGGTTCCTGCGTCTTTCCTTCCTTTGAGGCAGCAGCGTTCCTTCCTTCATCTTTCTGAGGAGGACGTTGTGGATGGGGGTGCAAATGCAGCATCCACCCAAACATCTCCCTGATCTGAGAGGAGAAACACTGCCTGAAAGGAACGGAATGAGCAAATCCGctggttttcttttgaaaggacAGCATAAAGCCTCTATTTTGATAACCTCACTAAGTGTACTTTGAGTTGTGTGGCGTTCTTGTGGCGTGCGTTTCTTTGTGCTCGGTTACGGCCCGCGTCTGTGAGGCGCTTCTCATCTTCAAACGTGTTGGACGTCTGAGTCGGACGCCCTCTTCCCAACATGCAACACTGCATGCTCTCTGTCTGTGACTATCAGCATGGAAATGCTTCTGATGTTAACAACCGTGAATATAATAAAGAATTGGatgtttttctatgtttttgtctgctgttTCCCCACAAACAGCCCAGTATCGAGCTCCCTGCCAGCCTCGGTTTGGGCTTTAATTCAGCTTCAGAATGAAAATGCTAATTCACTGGTTGAAAGGCAGAGACTTGGTTTAATCCCATCTTTGTTCCGATttcttctttggtttcattttttaacatttcattttgattttgggAAATGCTGAaacgtttttattcttttgtacagaaactggaaaaggtagcTACCATGGGCTGATTGGATGAtggggtttgttttttgttatgaaGTGAAACTCTGatcagaaaaggtttttggaCACTGGAGACGCATTTGAAAAAGTGTCCAAGTCATCAGCTGTTCAGTCACATCTCACAGTTTTCATTCTCGATTTGTTCGTTTCCcgaagcattttatttttgtctctcttttttcttgGAACTGTGTTTCAGTTTCTAAAGTGtagagttgttttattttgatcatttgttttgtgttttttaaatgtggttttgaTCTTTCTcgtgtttttgcattgagtgatttgctGATGTGATTTGGACTTTAGGGCCACCGTAGACCGCGGATCCTGTTTCCAGAAAAGTCTGGTGACTTGAAGGAGGTCTGAGGAGAACTCTGGTTTTTCCACACACGTCGTTTCGAAACAGATGAATCTTTATTGTTCCTGAGTCGGCAATCAAAGCCGTTCAGCACAAAGTGAAATGATTGACAGGTTGTGGGAGGAGCTTGTTGCATATCTCTTTAGGTCACGTTTTCAGGTCTGGCTTCCACATCTGCTGACATAAACAGGAAGGAGACGTTCCAGCAGAGAAATCTGCTGAGTCATCGTACATGAAAGCCCCTCCCTATGGTCTCACGTGTTCTGGGTAATCTATTACTGTCAAGCTTTACTCCAGTTAGGATGGGAAAGTGTTCTCCATGAAGTTCTTTGGTCCCAAACACGTTTGCTGTCCAGGGAGACCGGACCTCCTCATGGTCTCCTCCCGGTTTGAGTCCCACATTCTGCAGACCCGCCCAGGTGTTTTTGTCCTGATGTGGACGGACGTTCCCAACCTCGCCCCGATCTGGGTCAGGCTCATCCCAGCGTCTTTGGTCGGCACGTTTATCGTTCAGGCAGGAGAATCCTTCGAGAACTGACTCCCTGCCGAAGTGCTGCTGAGCAGAACTCTGCCAGCTGAGGAGAGAGTCCCTGCGGCAGGACGGCGCCGCGCTGCAGGCGTGCTCGGTTCAGGGCTGGACACCTCCTCACCTGATTGAGGAGATGCTGGAGGGACGTTGAGACCGGACCTTGGAAGCGCTGCGCTGCCTCTTCCTCCGGGCTCTGCGGTTCTTGAACCAGACCTGGAACCAGAGAAGGTTTGGCATCTTCAACAGGAAGGAACGTAATCACACAGGACTACCCCGGACCATGAATAGGACAAGCATCAGTGTGGTcaggctcctcccacatgtTTGGACACAGAGAGCCTCAGGAGAACAAAAGAAGAGTTTTTGTAGGAGATTGTTGCTTGAATTGGGTTTCCATTGAAGAACATTCTCACGGTAAGCCTCTGACATGCAGAAGCAGGGACCAGAACAGAACCAGCTCCTGGGTTCCTGCTGCTCTGGAACGGGAACTGCAGGAACATCAGGCTGTTTGGTTTTTGGGATGCAGCCTGAACTTCCAGAGGATTGGATTTGATTTTGAAACACGGTTTGGATCACAACCAACTTCAGGGTGGAACCACCCCAAAGGTATCTATAGTATCAGTAGTAGAACCACTTCTAGACTAAGACCCTGATCCTGGCTGGAGGTGGACCACCCCGCCTGGTTGGATCAGGTGATTCCAGCAGGTGTTTCTGGAAAAAGGTAGGCTGGCAGAATTGGGAATCAGGCTTTTCCCGAAGAACTAGCAGAACTCCTGTTTTGGTTCTgattctggagaaaagccaAGAAAAACTCAGAGAACTCACCCTGATGGTCTCCTCGGTCAGCCCCGTGCGCGCGCTCAGCTCAGCGCGTGCCTCCGCGGTGGGGTAGTCGGTGACCTGGAACAGCGCCTCCAGCTGGCGGCTCTGCGCCTCGGTGAAGACAGTGCGCATGCGGGCCTTCTGGCGCGGCTGCTGTGGTTCCTGGCTGTGGTGGGGGGCTTCtgtgagggagggaggggggtcacaTGTTAGATGAACACATGTCGAACATCCATGAAGCTTGCCGGAAGGTGGTACCGGACCTGCGCGGTTCTGAACGAAGTGCTGGAAAAGCGCGCAGCTTGGAATGAATCCAGGGAAGTTCGGATGATGGAGACCGGCTCTGCACGGGCAGAACCGGTCCATGGTGAAGCCCCGATACTGCAGGCAGACCGGCACCGGAACCAGCATTGGGACCGGCGCGGGGGCCCACGGGCAGGGGCCGCCAGGGGTCGGTCTAAGGGGCCCCTCCAGACAGGTGTCCTCCACCTGCGGCCGGGATCCGACTTCCGGGGAGAGG
The Oryzias latipes chromosome 13, ASM223467v1 DNA segment above includes these coding regions:
- the LOC105355343 gene encoding homeobox protein goosecoid-2-like isoform X2; its protein translation is MDARALSDFSIEHLLSPEVGSRPQVEDTCLEGPLRPTPGGPCPWAPAPVPMLVPVPVCLQYRGFTMDRFCPCRAGLHHPNFPGFIPSCALFQHFVQNRAEAPHHSQEPQQPRQKARMRTVFTEAQSRQLEALFQVTDYPTAEARAELSARTGLTEETIRVWFKNRRARRKRQRSASKVRSQRPSSISSIR
- the LOC105355343 gene encoding homeobox protein goosecoid-2-like isoform X1; translation: MDARALSDFSIEHLLSPEVGSRPQVEDTCLEGPLRPTPGGPCPWAPAPVPMLVPVPVCLQYRGFTMDRFCPCRAGLHHPNFPGFIPSCALFQHFVQNRAEAPHHSQEPQQPRQKARMRTVFTEAQSRQLEALFQVTDYPTAEARAELSARTGLTEETIRVSSLSFSWLFSRIRTKTGVLLVLREKPDSQFCQPTFFQKHLLESPDPTRRGGPPPARIRVLV